In the genome of Streptomyces collinus, one region contains:
- a CDS encoding SDR family oxidoreductase, giving the protein MDITNSVALVTGANRGLGRAFAQRLLERGARKVYATARRPETVDLPGVEVLPLDIADPASVRAAAEAAPDVSLLVNNAGIQTGTDLVTGSLDAVRHELETNMFGHLSMIREFAPALAGNGGGAIVNVLSAMSWFGGKGANAYHLTKAAAWAMTNGVRLELAEQGTLVTAVHLGLADTDMAAGWPVAKIAPSDLADAALDGVEAGSAEVLADQWSRDVKSRLPLTPEEFNAAMDRALAALTVA; this is encoded by the coding sequence ATGGACATCACCAACTCAGTTGCCCTTGTCACCGGAGCCAACCGCGGCCTGGGCCGCGCCTTCGCCCAGCGCCTGCTCGAACGGGGCGCCCGCAAGGTCTATGCGACGGCCCGCCGGCCCGAGACCGTGGACCTGCCCGGGGTCGAGGTGCTGCCTCTCGACATCGCCGATCCCGCATCCGTGCGGGCCGCCGCCGAGGCCGCCCCGGACGTCTCGCTGCTCGTCAACAACGCGGGGATCCAGACGGGGACCGACCTGGTGACCGGTTCGCTGGACGCGGTACGGCACGAGCTGGAGACCAACATGTTCGGCCACTTGTCAATGATCAGGGAGTTCGCGCCGGCGCTCGCCGGGAACGGCGGGGGCGCGATCGTCAACGTCCTCTCCGCCATGTCGTGGTTCGGGGGCAAGGGCGCCAATGCCTACCACCTGACCAAGGCCGCCGCCTGGGCCATGACCAACGGCGTCCGCCTGGAACTCGCCGAGCAGGGCACGCTCGTGACAGCGGTGCACCTCGGCCTGGCCGACACGGACATGGCCGCGGGCTGGCCCGTGGCCAAGATCGCGCCGTCGGACCTGGCCGACGCGGCGCTCGACGGTGTCGAGGCGGGCTCCGCCGAGGTCCTCGCCGATCAGTGGAGTCGGGACGTCAAGTCCCGGCTGCCGCTGACGCCGGAAGAATTCAACGCCGCGATGGACCGCGCCCTGGCGGCACTGACGGTGGCATGA
- a CDS encoding DUF6193 family natural product biosynthesis protein, with the protein MSEAPDVATAWSWLLERKPGTRGAAHASLTVVVEAAYAEPCLRSLYPFPTHGALHFLRGAPPWCEPGYDDLPFILYGGPPYQVYSSGYADLLGEVATPEAAAALAVSHLPGQVATESGE; encoded by the coding sequence ATGTCTGAAGCCCCCGATGTTGCTACGGCCTGGTCCTGGCTCTTGGAGCGCAAGCCTGGAACGCGAGGAGCTGCGCATGCCTCTCTGACCGTCGTCGTCGAAGCCGCGTATGCCGAGCCGTGCCTGCGCAGCCTCTACCCGTTCCCGACGCACGGGGCACTGCACTTTCTGCGCGGCGCCCCGCCGTGGTGTGAACCGGGCTACGACGACCTCCCCTTCATCTTGTACGGCGGGCCCCCGTACCAGGTCTACTCCTCGGGCTACGCCGACCTGCTCGGGGAGGTCGCTACGCCGGAGGCAGCCGCCGCTCTCGCGGTGAGCCACCTGCCGGGGCAGGTGGCCACGGAGAGCGGCGAGTGA
- a CDS encoding beta-1,6-galactanase, translated as MIRRRSLLAAAGGTFLGSALATGTAHADATIAVNPSTTYGTWEGWGTSLAWWANVFGARDDFADLFFTTKSVTYNGRSLPGLGLNIARYNLGACSWNSVGGETMVKSPNIPAFKQIEGFWQDWNNEDPTSSAWKWTADANQRAMLVKATQRGAITELFANSPMWWMCSNHNPSGASGGGNNLQTWNYRQHASHLAATALYAKNNWGVNFATVDPFNEPASTWWTATGTQEGCHMDPAVQAAVLPYMRSELDKRGLTGLRIAASDETNYDTARSTWSSFNSTTKGLVSQVNVHGYQGSGGRRDLLYTDVVTTSRKKLWNSETGDSDGTGLTMASNLCLDFRWLHPTAWCYWQVMDPSSGWAMIAYDANTLQPTTVQTKHYVMAQFSRHIRPGMTILDTGVGYAVAAYDATARRLVIVAVNTSTSAQTLTFDLSRFSTVTGGSGGLVPRWNTVTTGGGDLYTARSDIRLSGKSVSVPFAAKSVQTLQIDGVTL; from the coding sequence GTGATCCGACGCAGGAGTCTGCTGGCAGCAGCAGGCGGTACGTTCCTCGGCAGCGCCCTGGCGACGGGCACCGCGCACGCGGACGCCACGATCGCCGTCAACCCGTCGACGACGTACGGCACCTGGGAGGGCTGGGGCACCTCCCTCGCCTGGTGGGCCAACGTCTTCGGCGCCCGGGACGACTTCGCCGACCTGTTCTTCACCACCAAGTCCGTCACGTACAACGGCCGTTCCCTCCCCGGCCTGGGCCTCAACATCGCCCGCTACAACCTCGGCGCGTGCAGCTGGAACAGCGTCGGCGGCGAGACCATGGTGAAGTCGCCCAACATCCCCGCCTTCAAGCAGATCGAGGGCTTCTGGCAGGACTGGAACAACGAGGACCCCACCTCCTCGGCCTGGAAGTGGACGGCGGACGCCAACCAGCGCGCGATGCTGGTGAAGGCGACCCAGCGCGGCGCGATCACCGAACTCTTCGCCAACTCCCCCATGTGGTGGATGTGCTCCAACCACAACCCCTCGGGCGCGTCGGGCGGCGGCAACAACCTCCAGACCTGGAACTACCGCCAGCACGCGAGCCACTTGGCGGCGACGGCCCTGTACGCGAAGAACAACTGGGGCGTGAACTTCGCGACGGTCGACCCCTTCAACGAGCCGGCCTCCACCTGGTGGACCGCGACGGGCACCCAGGAGGGCTGCCACATGGACCCGGCGGTCCAGGCGGCAGTCCTCCCCTACATGCGCAGCGAGTTGGACAAGCGCGGCCTCACGGGCCTGCGCATCGCGGCCTCGGACGAGACGAACTACGACACGGCCCGCTCCACCTGGTCGTCCTTCAACTCCACCACCAAGGGCCTGGTTTCCCAGGTCAACGTGCACGGCTACCAGGGCTCGGGCGGCCGCCGCGACCTCCTCTACACGGACGTGGTCACCACCTCCCGCAAGAAGCTGTGGAACTCCGAGACGGGCGACAGCGACGGCACGGGCCTGACGATGGCCTCGAACCTGTGCCTCGACTTCCGCTGGCTGCACCCCACGGCCTGGTGCTACTGGCAGGTCATGGACCCGTCGTCGGGCTGGGCGATGATCGCCTACGACGCGAACACCCTGCAGCCGACCACCGTCCAGACCAAGCACTACGTGATGGCCCAGTTCAGCCGCCACATCCGCCCCGGCATGACGATCCTGGACACGGGCGTGGGCTACGCGGTGGCGGCCTACGACGCGACGGCCCGCCGCCTGGTGATCGTCGCGGTGAACACCTCCACCTCAGCCCAGACCCTCACCTTCGACCTCTCCCGCTTCTCGACGGTCACGGGCGGCTCGGGCGGCCTGGTCCCCCGCTGGAACACGGTCACGACGGGCGGCGGCGACCTCTACACGGCCCGCTCGGACATCCGCCTGTCAGGCAAATCGGTAAGCGTCCCATTCGCCGCAAAGTCGGTCCAAACCCTCCAAATAGACGGCGTGACGCTGTAA
- a CDS encoding heme-degrading domain-containing protein has translation MTHKSNPSHSQGLTPKFHPELTPSLEELEKQERHLVFRQFTYDDAWALGSLLVELARERQAPVAIDIHRAGQQLFHAALPGSTPDNDAWIARKRRVVERYGSASYLVGARFRAKGSTFEESSRLDPDSYAAHGGSFPITVEGVGVIGAVTVSGLPQLQDHRLVVEALERFLDR, from the coding sequence GTGACCCACAAGAGCAACCCCTCCCACAGCCAGGGGCTCACCCCGAAGTTCCACCCGGAGCTCACCCCGAGCCTGGAGGAGCTGGAGAAGCAGGAACGCCACCTGGTGTTCCGCCAGTTCACGTACGACGACGCCTGGGCGCTCGGCTCGCTCCTCGTCGAGCTGGCCCGGGAGCGGCAGGCCCCGGTCGCCATCGACATCCACCGCGCCGGCCAGCAGCTGTTCCACGCGGCCCTGCCGGGCTCCACCCCGGACAACGACGCCTGGATCGCCCGCAAGCGCCGCGTCGTCGAGCGCTACGGCTCCGCCTCCTACCTGGTGGGCGCCCGCTTCCGCGCCAAGGGCAGCACCTTCGAGGAGTCCTCGCGCCTCGACCCCGACAGCTACGCGGCCCACGGCGGCTCGTTCCCGATCACCGTCGAGGGCGTGGGCGTCATCGGCGCGGTGACGGTGTCCGGGCTGCCGCAACTCCAGGACCACCGGCTGGTGGTGGAGGCGCTGGAGCGGTTCCTGGACCGCTGA
- a CDS encoding ROK family transcriptional regulator produces the protein MRGAGGPGTPGPAGPGGGGVNLLALRSHNAALVLDLLRAAGDEGISRLELAERTGLTPQAVSKITARLREDGLAAEAGRRASTGGKPRTVLRLVPEAGHAVGVHLDRDEVRAVLVDLRGTVVGERRAALDLGAGAEAVLGAVRETVTGVPAAGMGGEGNASPLGPARPGQARPDPTLLGVGVALPGPLDHSRGVLHRVTGFPEWDGFPLREVLAERLGVPVVVDKDTNAAALGLAAGGQGGSFAYLHLGTGLGAGLVIGGSVHRGARTGAGEFGHQVIQLDGPNCTCGNRGCVEALCLHAVERGDLREAARVLGAGAANLVGLLDIDVVLLGGRTVAAAPETFTDGVGAVLEAWARRTGQDAVPVRVAAGGGGAVAVGAAELVLGPVFGRGGG, from the coding sequence ATGCGCGGGGCGGGAGGACCGGGGACACCCGGCCCGGCTGGGCCGGGCGGCGGCGGGGTGAACCTGCTCGCCCTGCGCAGCCACAACGCCGCGCTGGTGCTCGACCTGTTGCGGGCGGCCGGGGACGAGGGCATCAGCCGGCTCGAACTCGCCGAGCGCACCGGGCTCACCCCGCAGGCGGTCAGCAAGATCACGGCCCGGCTGCGGGAGGACGGCCTCGCGGCGGAGGCCGGGCGCCGGGCATCGACCGGGGGCAAGCCGCGCACGGTACTCCGGCTGGTGCCGGAGGCCGGACACGCGGTCGGGGTCCACCTGGACCGGGACGAGGTGCGGGCCGTACTCGTGGACCTGCGGGGCACGGTGGTGGGGGAGCGGCGGGCCGCACTGGACCTGGGGGCGGGGGCGGAGGCCGTTCTGGGGGCGGTACGGGAGACGGTGACCGGGGTGCCGGCGGCCGGGATGGGCGGGGAGGGCAACGCATCCCCGCTGGGCCCCGCCCGGCCGGGCCAGGCCCGGCCGGACCCCACCCTGCTCGGCGTGGGCGTCGCGTTGCCCGGCCCGCTTGATCACTCCCGGGGAGTCCTGCACCGGGTGACCGGGTTTCCCGAGTGGGACGGCTTCCCGCTGCGGGAGGTGCTCGCGGAGCGGCTCGGCGTGCCGGTCGTGGTCGACAAGGACACCAACGCGGCGGCGCTGGGCCTCGCCGCCGGGGGCCAGGGCGGCTCCTTCGCGTACCTGCACCTCGGCACGGGACTGGGAGCAGGGCTGGTCATCGGCGGCAGCGTGCACCGCGGCGCCAGGACCGGGGCCGGGGAGTTCGGCCACCAAGTGATCCAGCTCGACGGCCCGAACTGCACCTGCGGGAACCGGGGCTGTGTGGAAGCCCTGTGCCTCCACGCGGTGGAGCGCGGTGATCTGCGGGAGGCGGCACGGGTCCTGGGGGCCGGGGCGGCGAACCTCGTCGGACTGCTCGACATCGACGTCGTCCTGCTCGGCGGCCGGACGGTGGCGGCGGCCCCGGAGACCTTTACGGACGGGGTCGGGGCGGTGCTGGAGGCCTGGGCCAGGCGCACGGGCCAGGACGCCGTGCCGGTGCGCGTCGCGGCCGGTGGCGGCGGGGCCGTGGCGGTGGGGGCGGCTGAGCTGGTGCTGGGACCGGTGTTCGGACGCGGGGGCGGCTGA
- a CDS encoding LLM class F420-dependent oxidoreductase, with the protein MTTPLKETVGRYGIWSVGLRSEDPDRRGELAEAAAELEELGYGAVWLGGNSSAANAAPLIEATSTLTVGTSIQSIWQHEPDAAATAFAELESAHPGRFLLGLGVSHAKRVEQYARPYSALVGHLDGLDTAGVPAERRLLAALGPKSLRLARDRAAGSIPYLVTPEHTAHAREILGEAPLLAPELGVVPETDPVRARALAREFLEIYLPLPNYTNNFLRHGFTEDDLLDGGSDRLVDALFAWGDDQAIRTKIDAFVEAGADHLALQVLTGEPRDALPRKAWRDLAGLLA; encoded by the coding sequence ATGACCACCCCCCTGAAGGAGACCGTCGGCCGGTACGGCATCTGGAGCGTAGGCCTGCGCTCGGAGGACCCGGACCGGCGCGGCGAACTCGCCGAGGCCGCCGCCGAACTGGAGGAACTCGGCTACGGCGCCGTCTGGCTGGGCGGCAACAGCTCCGCCGCCAACGCCGCCCCGCTGATCGAGGCGACCTCGACGCTCACGGTCGGCACCAGCATCCAGAGCATCTGGCAGCACGAACCGGACGCCGCCGCAACGGCCTTCGCGGAACTGGAGTCGGCCCACCCCGGGCGCTTCCTGCTGGGCCTCGGGGTCAGCCACGCCAAGCGGGTGGAGCAGTACGCCCGCCCCTACTCGGCGCTGGTCGGCCACCTCGACGGCCTGGACACCGCGGGCGTTCCGGCGGAGCGCCGGCTGCTGGCCGCCCTGGGCCCGAAGTCGCTGCGGCTGGCCCGCGACCGGGCGGCGGGCTCGATCCCGTACCTGGTCACCCCGGAGCACACGGCGCACGCCCGCGAGATCCTGGGCGAAGCCCCGTTGCTGGCGCCGGAGCTGGGCGTCGTCCCGGAGACGGACCCGGTCCGTGCCCGCGCCCTGGCCCGGGAGTTCCTGGAGATCTACCTCCCCCTGCCGAACTACACCAACAACTTCCTCCGGCACGGCTTCACCGAGGACGACCTGTTGGACGGCGGCAGCGACCGCCTGGTCGACGCCCTGTTCGCCTGGGGCGACGACCAGGCGATCCGCACGAAGATCGACGCCTTCGTCGAGGCGGGCGCGGACCACCTCGCCCTCCAGGTCCTGACCGGCGAGCCCCGCGACGCCCTCCCGAGGAAGGCCTGGCGGGATCTGGCAGGTCTCCTCGCATGA
- a CDS encoding DUF6412 domain-containing protein, with translation MNRSWATLRPALALFFLLVEVVLLDTGSLSATVALAATTAASAALALCAVVASRCAPTVPRTRVRTAIRDRDRRTAFLPQRDPDARGRTRPRAPGHALRATVA, from the coding sequence ATGAACCGGAGCTGGGCGACGCTGCGTCCCGCCCTCGCGTTGTTCTTCCTGCTCGTCGAGGTGGTGCTGCTCGACACCGGCAGCCTCTCCGCCACCGTCGCCCTCGCCGCGACCACCGCGGCCTCCGCCGCCCTCGCGCTCTGCGCCGTCGTCGCCTCCCGCTGCGCGCCCACCGTGCCGCGCACGCGGGTGCGGACGGCCATCCGTGACCGGGATCGGCGTACGGCCTTCCTGCCCCAGCGCGATCCCGACGCCCGGGGGCGCACCCGGCCCCGGGCACCCGGTCACGCCCTCCGGGCGACCGTCGCGTAG
- a CDS encoding MrcB family domain-containing protein, translating into MSDLPLPHGFVASGYGGKGSASSTPWIGVFGKAINTQAQEGLYLAYIFDATLASVTLTLQQGVTKLSDEYPKLGDRLKELKRRARRLRAGIEPELALHWAHTPAFRSKLERPRAYEAASVAARRYEIASMPEEEVLAGDLLVASLLLRDAAAGHRVWLQQPTENEPIVYEREIHLPADDPLDRFRPNDSSDYYVHIKGGRRRRERRHEELIKDYGLHVVTRGYQPITQGMHPRDLVLRRPAVDRQRSWLVEGKAVKRGNTTQAVREAVGQLYEYSYYWHEKRSEPKPHLVALFTEDIGHYAEYLEERGIASIWRTEGGGWAGSPTAVSWDLTSAA; encoded by the coding sequence ATGTCCGATCTGCCGTTACCCCACGGCTTCGTCGCTTCGGGGTACGGAGGCAAGGGGTCTGCGAGCAGTACTCCGTGGATCGGCGTGTTCGGCAAGGCGATCAATACGCAGGCCCAAGAGGGCCTGTACCTCGCCTACATCTTCGACGCGACTTTGGCTTCGGTGACCCTCACGTTGCAGCAGGGTGTAACGAAGCTCTCGGATGAGTACCCCAAACTGGGCGACCGGCTCAAGGAACTGAAGCGGAGAGCAAGGCGCCTCAGGGCAGGTATCGAACCCGAGCTGGCCTTGCATTGGGCCCACACGCCGGCCTTCCGATCCAAGCTCGAACGCCCCCGTGCGTACGAGGCAGCGAGCGTGGCAGCCCGCCGGTACGAGATTGCGAGCATGCCAGAAGAGGAAGTCCTCGCAGGAGATCTCCTCGTTGCGTCTCTGCTGCTCCGCGACGCTGCAGCAGGCCATCGTGTCTGGCTTCAGCAGCCAACAGAGAACGAGCCCATCGTTTACGAGAGGGAGATTCATCTCCCCGCTGATGACCCCCTCGACCGTTTTCGTCCCAACGACAGCAGCGACTACTACGTCCACATCAAAGGTGGCCGTCGGCGCAGGGAGCGGCGCCATGAGGAACTCATCAAGGACTACGGCCTTCATGTCGTCACGCGCGGATATCAACCGATCACGCAAGGCATGCACCCGAGGGACCTGGTCCTGCGCCGTCCCGCAGTGGATCGGCAGCGCTCCTGGCTCGTGGAGGGCAAGGCCGTGAAGAGAGGCAATACGACGCAGGCCGTACGTGAGGCAGTGGGGCAGCTCTACGAGTACAGCTACTACTGGCACGAGAAGCGCAGCGAGCCGAAGCCGCACCTTGTGGCCCTCTTCACGGAGGACATAGGGCATTACGCCGAGTACTTAGAGGAACGCGGCATTGCGTCGATCTGGCGCACCGAGGGCGGGGGTTGGGCGGGTTCTCCCACCGCCGTGTCGTGGGATTTGACTTCAGCAGCCTGA
- a CDS encoding YidC/Oxa1 family membrane protein insertase: MSVFANLVEHLADLLQPLFGASAAAAAIVLFTALVRLLVHPLSRAAARGQKARTALQPKIAELRKKHGKSPEKLQKAVLELHAEEKVSPLAGCLPGMLQIPAFFLLYHLFSSDTIGGEPNGLLGHQLLAAPLGERWADALQGGVLSGAGLVYAGLFVVVACVAAFSYRLSKRMMAANPAARADGGEQLPGLGAVTKVMPFMSFFTLVTVAVVPLAAALYVVTSTTWSAVERAALYR, from the coding sequence ATGTCCGTCTTCGCCAACCTGGTCGAGCACCTTGCCGACCTGCTCCAGCCGCTGTTCGGCGCCTCGGCCGCCGCCGCGGCGATCGTCCTGTTCACCGCGCTCGTACGACTCCTCGTCCACCCCCTGTCCCGGGCCGCCGCGCGCGGCCAGAAGGCCCGCACCGCGCTCCAGCCGAAGATCGCCGAGCTGCGGAAGAAGCACGGCAAGAGCCCCGAGAAGCTCCAGAAGGCCGTGCTGGAGCTGCACGCCGAGGAGAAGGTGTCGCCGCTGGCCGGCTGCCTGCCCGGGATGCTCCAGATCCCCGCGTTCTTCCTGCTCTACCACCTGTTCTCCAGCGACACGATCGGCGGCGAGCCCAACGGGCTGCTCGGCCACCAGCTGCTGGCGGCGCCGCTGGGGGAGCGGTGGGCGGACGCGCTCCAGGGCGGTGTCCTCAGCGGGGCGGGGCTCGTCTACGCCGGGCTGTTCGTGGTCGTGGCCTGCGTCGCCGCGTTCAGCTACCGGCTCAGCAAGCGCATGATGGCCGCCAACCCGGCCGCCCGTGCCGACGGCGGGGAGCAGCTGCCCGGGCTGGGGGCGGTGACGAAGGTGATGCCGTTCATGTCGTTCTTCACGCTGGTCACCGTGGCCGTCGTGCCACTGGCCGCCGCGCTGTACGTCGTGACCAGTACGACGTGGAGTGCCGTCGAACGGGCCGCGCTGTACAGGTGA
- a CDS encoding fumarylacetoacetate hydrolase family protein: MKLLRVGTAGAERPALLDAEGTLRDLSGVVADIDGALLADAEALGRIRAAADAGDLPALDATGLRVGPPLARIGKIVCIGLNYHDHARETGAEPPAEPVVFMKAPDTVVGPNDTVLVPRRSLKTDWEVELAVVIGRTARYLGSTEEALAHVAGYAVAHDVSEREFQIERGGTWDKGKNCETFNPLGPWLVTADEVRDPQGLSLKLWVNGELKQDGTTAEQIFPVGEVVRYLSQFMTLYPGDVINTGTPAGVALGAPEPKPFLRAGDVVELEIEGLGRQRQEFKDA, from the coding sequence ATGAAGCTGCTGCGAGTGGGTACGGCGGGAGCGGAGCGGCCCGCGCTGCTCGACGCCGAGGGGACCCTGCGGGACCTGTCGGGCGTCGTCGCGGACATCGACGGCGCGCTGCTCGCCGACGCCGAGGCACTCGGCCGGATCCGGGCCGCTGCCGACGCCGGTGACCTGCCGGCCCTGGACGCCACCGGGCTGCGGGTCGGGCCGCCGCTGGCGCGGATCGGCAAGATCGTCTGCATCGGGCTGAACTACCACGACCACGCGCGCGAGACCGGCGCCGAGCCGCCCGCCGAGCCGGTCGTCTTCATGAAGGCCCCGGACACCGTCGTCGGGCCGAACGACACGGTCCTCGTGCCGCGGCGGTCCCTCAAGACCGACTGGGAGGTCGAGCTGGCCGTCGTCATCGGGCGTACGGCCCGGTATCTCGGGTCCACGGAGGAGGCGCTGGCGCATGTCGCCGGGTACGCCGTGGCCCACGACGTGTCCGAGCGGGAGTTCCAGATCGAGCGCGGCGGGACCTGGGACAAGGGGAAGAACTGCGAGACGTTCAATCCGCTGGGGCCCTGGCTCGTCACGGCGGACGAGGTGCGGGACCCGCAGGGCCTGTCCCTGAAGCTCTGGGTCAACGGGGAGCTCAAGCAGGACGGGACGACGGCCGAGCAGATCTTCCCGGTCGGGGAGGTCGTGCGGTACCTCAGCCAGTTCATGACGCTCTACCCGGGCGATGTGATCAACACCGGGACGCCGGCGGGGGTGGCCCTGGGTGCGCCCGAGCCTAAGCCGTTCCTGCGGGCCGGGGATGTCGTGGAGCTGGAGATCGAGGGGCTCGGGCGGCAGCGGCAGGAGTTCAAGGACGCTTAG
- a CDS encoding MerR family transcriptional regulator gives MTVTEPAAERLIRIGEVARGAGVSVRAVRYYEQQGLLVAERSPSGQRLYRQDAVTLVRFFQQMFAAGLTSRRIMELLPCWDAGHTDAEQRAMLRAERDRIQAKVDDLQAALDRLDEVIAITDTHP, from the coding sequence ATGACCGTCACGGAGCCCGCGGCCGAGCGGCTGATCCGCATCGGCGAGGTGGCGCGGGGTGCCGGCGTCTCGGTACGCGCCGTGCGCTACTACGAGCAGCAGGGACTGCTCGTCGCGGAGCGCAGCCCGTCCGGCCAGCGCCTCTACCGGCAGGACGCCGTCACCCTGGTCCGCTTCTTCCAGCAGATGTTCGCCGCCGGCCTGACCAGCCGAAGGATCATGGAACTCCTTCCGTGCTGGGACGCCGGGCACACCGACGCCGAGCAACGAGCCATGCTGCGCGCCGAGCGGGACCGCATCCAGGCCAAGGTCGACGACTTGCAAGCCGCCCTGGACCGCCTCGACGAGGTCATCGCGATCACGGACACCCACCCGTAG
- a CDS encoding SEC-C domain-containing protein — MRPDTPAENVDHTAEAARLERTAGLYPEDAEALLLRAAAHLELAGDRPTASTLYDRLLSSPDGLENPHLVRALKASNLWEYGHEAEARAIIEGVRVASPRDPAPWVIVAESLESHDELEAAHDTFTEAVQRLLSNVEEPPYATHPLLFGRHRVRRMLGRSHDEWDALADTVHSLPITLDELHDPKRVWSLGSENPAELEAEILRLRAELGAYREALSRPFPVAVLHWPATELSELLEAYPTLASEYPTHEEHLATIETALRELSASGTPNLGIVTGTVPSYEAFAASELSSPDDTTLLPQYATTLAARGRAVAWPPQQGAACWCGSGTAYGQCHGSAA, encoded by the coding sequence ATGCGCCCCGACACGCCTGCCGAAAACGTCGACCACACCGCCGAGGCGGCACGCCTGGAGCGGACCGCCGGCCTGTATCCCGAGGACGCCGAGGCCCTGCTGCTGCGGGCAGCGGCCCACCTGGAACTCGCCGGCGACCGCCCCACCGCGTCCACGCTCTACGACCGCCTGCTGTCCTCCCCCGACGGCCTGGAGAACCCCCACCTGGTACGGGCGCTCAAGGCCTCCAACCTCTGGGAGTACGGCCACGAGGCCGAGGCCCGCGCGATCATCGAGGGCGTCCGGGTGGCGTCCCCCAGGGACCCGGCGCCCTGGGTGATCGTGGCGGAGTCCCTGGAGTCCCACGACGAGCTGGAAGCGGCCCACGACACGTTCACGGAGGCCGTACAGCGCCTCCTGAGCAACGTCGAGGAGCCCCCCTACGCCACCCACCCCCTCCTCTTCGGCCGCCACCGCGTACGGCGCATGCTGGGCAGGTCCCACGACGAGTGGGACGCCCTGGCGGACACCGTCCACTCCCTCCCGATCACCCTGGACGAACTCCACGACCCCAAGCGTGTCTGGTCCCTGGGCTCGGAGAACCCCGCGGAACTGGAGGCGGAGATCCTCCGCCTCCGAGCAGAACTGGGCGCCTACCGGGAGGCCCTCTCCCGACCCTTCCCGGTAGCGGTCCTGCACTGGCCGGCGACGGAACTCTCGGAACTCCTGGAGGCGTACCCGACCCTCGCGTCGGAATACCCGACCCACGAGGAACACCTCGCGACCATAGAGACGGCCCTACGCGAACTGTCCGCCTCCGGCACCCCCAACCTGGGCATCGTCACCGGCACGGTCCCGTCCTACGAGGCCTTCGCCGCGTCGGAACTCTCCTCCCCGGACGACACGACGCTGCTGCCGCAGTACGCGACGACATTGGCGGCGCGGGGGCGGGCGGTGGCTTGGCCGCCGCAGCAGGGGGCGGCTTGCTGGTGTGGGTCGGGTACGGCGTATGGCCAGTGCCACGGTTCGGCGGCTTAG
- a CDS encoding Gfo/Idh/MocA family oxidoreductase: protein MTGTPLRVGLVGYGLAGSVFHAPLIAATEGLALDTVVTSNPERQQQARAGFPDVRLAATPEELFARAAELDLIVVASPNKTHVPLATTALKAGLPVVVDKPVAGTAAEARELAAMAEERELLLSVFQNRRWDNDFLTLRKLLNEGELGDVWRFESRFERWRPKPKGGWRESGDPAEIGGLLYDLGSHVVDQALVLFGPAASVHAETDIRRPGAETDDDTFIAITHTSGVRSHLYVSATTAQLGPRFRVLGSSAGYVKYGLDPQEAALRDGLRPGPGWGTEDESLWGRVGSGESPVTGGGRAEPTLPGDYPAYYAAVAKALLEGAPNPVTAREAAAALDVLEAARRSAREKVTVTL, encoded by the coding sequence ATGACTGGCACACCCCTCCGCGTCGGCCTCGTCGGCTACGGCCTCGCCGGCTCCGTCTTCCACGCCCCGCTGATCGCCGCCACGGAGGGCCTCGCCCTCGACACGGTGGTCACCTCGAACCCGGAGCGGCAGCAGCAGGCCCGCGCCGGGTTCCCGGACGTACGCCTCGCCGCCACACCGGAGGAGCTGTTCGCCCGGGCCGCCGAGCTGGACCTGATCGTCGTGGCGTCCCCGAACAAGACGCACGTGCCGCTCGCGACGACCGCGCTGAAGGCCGGCCTGCCGGTCGTCGTCGACAAGCCCGTCGCGGGCACCGCGGCCGAGGCCCGCGAGCTGGCCGCCATGGCCGAGGAACGCGAGCTGCTCCTCTCCGTCTTCCAGAACCGCCGCTGGGACAACGACTTCCTCACCCTGCGCAAGCTGCTGAACGAGGGCGAGCTGGGCGACGTGTGGCGGTTCGAGTCCCGCTTCGAGCGCTGGCGTCCGAAGCCGAAGGGCGGCTGGCGGGAGTCCGGCGACCCCGCAGAGATCGGAGGTCTGCTCTACGACCTCGGCAGTCATGTCGTCGACCAGGCCCTGGTCCTGTTCGGCCCGGCGGCCTCCGTCCACGCGGAGACGGACATCCGCCGCCCGGGCGCCGAGACGGACGACGACACGTTCATCGCGATCACGCACACCAGTGGAGTCCGCTCCCACCTCTACGTCTCCGCGACGACCGCCCAACTCGGCCCCCGCTTCCGCGTCCTGGGCTCCTCCGCCGGTTACGTCAAGTACGGCCTCGACCCCCAGGAGGCGGCGCTCCGGGACGGCCTGCGCCCCGGCCCCGGCTGGGGTACGGAGGACGAGTCGCTGTGGGGCCGCGTCGGCTCCGGCGAGTCCCCGGTGACCGGCGGCGGCCGCGCCGAACCCACCCTCCCGGGCGACTACCCGGCTTACTATGCGGCCGTGGCGAAGGCCCTGCTGGAGGGCGCCCCGAACCCGGTGACCGCACGGGAGGCGGCCGCCGCCCTGGACGTACTGGAGGCCGCCCGTCGTTCGGCCCGCGAGAAGGTGACGGTGACGCTGTGA